In Pyricularia oryzae 70-15 chromosome 2, whole genome shotgun sequence, one genomic interval encodes:
- a CDS encoding grisea protein — protein MPIINGLKMACEPCIRGHRSTKCTHAKERLMVPVRKPGRPLSVCPHPPGKACGCGGITAAIPRAQKCGCGPDTSSETPASSKSGSESSVGKGCASPTRRTFQVQKSGSSRPNGRKQSFDVSTLERMNPENFNIVPPPPYKSPNGNLGNIPGSNGEKSLPKTVTQPIEFLSSTPGMFDGYSNNSTDYTSNQHINGGEQIASPIIKAETPRPPRANGSSSYFNGTHTVSSSDDLGSTPRAVSNLENDSLNTPLDPPRSCCGSRSKTTDAEPHSNGNGPNNRHVRPNPLDLLPNGMSHHLPEFQMQHVAPNGAALNGLGPVNPMMTAFHQSIAQSMYFPAQTTDPSIYTYPPFYGTYQYPIQPAAHWRPSMINYGAQNIGGLPLGGLAQGPPVSEPLSHQCTCGDSCNCLGCPAHPYNDATQAYVRSAMNSMSEGSSKNGQPLQNGGDHSIQLPAENISPVIQAAPLKSSCCSTTQPEPASTSHPSSPPQAQTPSEASVGSEDQVPLSASDFLFVTYPFGCEGEVGSCLCGDDCSCVGCLIHGNGGNNLDHET, from the exons ATGCCTATCATCAACGGACTGAAGATGGCATG TGAGCCATGTATTCGTGGACACCGATCTACGAAATGCACACATGCCAAAGAGCGCCTGATGGTACCTGTACGAAAACCAGGTCGACCTCTCAGTGTATGCCCTCACCCACCTGGAAAAGCCTGCGGCTGCGGTGGAATCACGGCGGCCATTCCTCGAGCTCAGAAATGTGGCTGCGGACCAGATACCAGCTCAGAAACCCCAGCGTCGTCGAAGTCCGGGTCTGAAAGCTCAGTAGGCAAGGGTTGTGCGTCACCGACGAGGCGCACATTCCAGGTACAAAAGTCGGGTTCATCAAGGCCAAACGGTCGCAAGCAGTCCTTTGACGTCTCAACCCTCGAGAGAATGAACCCCGAGAACTTTAACATAGTCCCACCACCCCCGTACAAAAGCCCGAATGGAAACCTTGGGAACATCCCAGGCAGCAATGGCGAGAAGTCATTACCAAAAACTGTAACACAACCTATAGAATTTTTGAGTTCAACCCCGGGGATGTTTGATGGATatagcaacaacagcacggATTATACGTCAAACCAGCATATCAACGGGGGAGAACAAATTGCTTCCCCGATCATTAAGGCCGAGACACCCCGACCACCTCGCGCCAACGGATCATCGTCTTATTTTAACGGAACACATACCGTATCTAGCAGCGACGATCTGGGATCAACTCCCCGAGCAGTAAGCAATCTAGAGAATGACAGCTTAAACACGCCTTTGGATCCGCCCCGGAGCTGTTGTGGCAGCAGAAGCAAGACCACAGACGCGGAACCACACTCCAACGGCAACGGGCCAAACAACCGCCACGTACGGCCAAATCCCCTTGACCTATTGCCCAATGGCATGTCTCATCACCTCCCAGAATTCCAAATGCAACATGTTGCCCCGAATGGCGCGGCTCTGAACGGTCTAGGTCCTGTGAATCCCATGATGACTGCCTTTCATCAATCCATAGCACAGTCTATGTACTTCCCAGCTCAGACAACAGATCCGTCGATTTACACATACCCGCCATTTTACGGTACCTACCAGTATCCTATACAACCAGCTGCTCACTGGAGACCTTCAATGATTAACTATGGGGCCCAAAACATAGGGGGGTTGCCGTTAGGGGGTCTAGCTCAGGGGCCTCCGGTGTCGGAGCCACTATCCCATCAATGTACTTGCGGCGATTCCTGCAACTGTCTTGGATGCCCGGCACACCCTTACAACGACGCCACACAAGCGTATGTACGGTCTGCCATGAACAGCATGTCTGAGGGATCTTCCAAAAATGGTCAGCCACTACAGAACGGAGGCGATCACTCTATCCAGCTGCCTGCCGAAAACATCTCGCCAGTCATACAAGCAGCACCGCTCAAGTCGTCTTGCTGCTCTACGACACAACCAGAGCCGGCATCCACATCGCACCCGTCATCGCCGCCCCAGGCGCAAACCCCATCGGAAGCATCGGTGGGAAGTGAGGATCAAGTACCACTTTCGGCGAGCGACTTCCTCTTTGTCACATACCCATTTGGATGCGAGGGCGAAGTGGGCAGTTGTCTCTGCGGTGATGATTGCTCATGTGTTGGCTGCCTAATACATGGCAACGGTGGTAACAATTTGGACCATGAAACATGA